A stretch of the Streptomyces sp. NBC_01264 genome encodes the following:
- a CDS encoding transposase — MAAPRKYSLELRERAVRMYRTAEPKPQIKKLAVDFGVHPEALRGWIRQAEADAGERDDRLTTDERAELAALRKENVQLKRANDVLRTASAFFAAQLDPTRPR, encoded by the coding sequence ATGGCTGCACCCCGGAAATACTCGCTCGAGTTGCGTGAGCGTGCGGTACGGATGTATCGCACCGCGGAGCCGAAGCCCCAGATCAAGAAGCTGGCTGTCGACTTCGGCGTGCATCCCGAGGCCCTGCGCGGGTGGATCCGCCAGGCGGAGGCGGATGCCGGCGAACGCGATGACCGGCTCACCACCGACGAACGCGCCGAGCTCGCGGCCCTGCGCAAGGAGAATGTCCAGCTCAAGCGGGCCAACGACGTACTGCGGACGGCCTCGGCGTTTTTCGCGGCGCAACTCGACCCGACCCGGCCCAGGTGA